One window of Candidatus Palauibacter australiensis genomic DNA carries:
- a CDS encoding cytochrome c codes for MMRKFDPIPLKRAAIAIGAAFGALSVAGPAGAQQNGSGDMTFNRDVMPILQAKCQECHQEGSIAPMSLLTYRDAYRWASSIREKVSNRVMPPWHLDPTVGIQEFRNDRSLSNEEIGTIVAWIDGGRVEGDPADLPPPVEFPDPNEWRLLDEFGEPDLVIASEPYTLEAETMDKWWRPVTPTGITEPRWVKAIEIRPAGNDGRTITHHVLAFLQQNEEESPMSARIVEASTRGGAMGGPDLFMEWAVGKEGEIFPEGAGKIMLPGSQIRWEVHLHAMGERVEDSYVELGVWFYPKGEEPRNRTRLMIYNATGRTGLDIPPGEIAVTQDFHTLRWPARLENFQPHMHMRGKAMSLEAIYPDGRKELINQVDNFQWNWHINYIYEEDAAPLLPAGTTLVITAWHDNTVENPNNPDHEQWVGYGDRTVDEMAHLWVDVTYLDPAEFEALVAAREEARRAAEAQANNSNH; via the coding sequence ATGATGAGAAAGTTCGATCCGATTCCCTTGAAGCGAGCGGCCATCGCGATCGGAGCGGCATTCGGCGCCCTGAGCGTCGCGGGGCCGGCGGGGGCGCAGCAGAACGGGTCTGGAGACATGACCTTCAACCGGGACGTGATGCCGATCCTCCAGGCCAAGTGCCAGGAGTGTCACCAGGAAGGCTCGATCGCCCCGATGTCGCTCCTCACGTACCGGGACGCGTACCGCTGGGCATCGAGCATCCGCGAGAAGGTCTCGAACCGAGTCATGCCACCCTGGCACCTCGATCCCACGGTCGGGATCCAGGAGTTCAGGAACGACCGCAGCCTGTCGAACGAGGAGATCGGGACAATCGTCGCGTGGATCGATGGCGGCCGGGTAGAGGGCGACCCCGCGGACCTGCCGCCTCCCGTCGAGTTCCCCGATCCGAACGAATGGCGCCTCCTCGATGAGTTCGGGGAACCCGACCTCGTCATCGCGTCCGAACCCTACACGCTCGAAGCCGAAACGATGGACAAGTGGTGGCGGCCCGTCACGCCGACCGGCATCACGGAGCCCCGCTGGGTAAAAGCCATCGAAATCAGGCCTGCGGGCAACGATGGGCGCACGATCACACACCACGTCCTCGCCTTCCTCCAGCAGAACGAGGAGGAGAGCCCCATGAGCGCCCGCATCGTCGAGGCGAGCACGCGCGGGGGCGCGATGGGCGGCCCGGATCTCTTCATGGAGTGGGCCGTGGGCAAGGAGGGAGAGATCTTCCCCGAGGGCGCGGGCAAGATCATGCTCCCCGGCTCGCAGATCCGCTGGGAGGTCCACCTCCACGCGATGGGCGAGCGCGTCGAGGACAGCTACGTCGAACTCGGCGTCTGGTTCTATCCCAAGGGCGAGGAGCCCCGGAACCGCACGCGGCTCATGATCTACAACGCCACGGGCCGGACGGGCCTCGACATCCCGCCGGGCGAGATCGCCGTCACGCAGGACTTCCACACCCTGCGCTGGCCCGCCCGCCTGGAGAACTTCCAGCCGCACATGCACATGCGCGGCAAGGCCATGTCGCTCGAGGCGATCTACCCGGACGGCCGCAAGGAGTTGATCAACCAGGTCGACAACTTCCAGTGGAACTGGCACATCAACTACATCTACGAGGAAGACGCCGCGCCGCTCCTCCCTGCCGGGACGACCCTCGTCATTACCGCCTGGCACGACAACACGGTCGAGAACCCGAACAACCCCGACCATGAGCAGTGGGTCGGCTACGGGGATCGGACCGTGGACGAGATGGCGCACCTGTGGGTCGACGTGACCTACCTCGATCCCGCGGAGTTCGAAGCGCTGGTCGCCGCCCGCGAGGAGGCGAGGCGCGCCGCCGAGGCCCAGGCGAACAACTCGAACCACTAG